From Mytilus edulis chromosome 9, xbMytEdul2.2, whole genome shotgun sequence, the proteins below share one genomic window:
- the LOC139489299 gene encoding uncharacterized protein has protein sequence MMFPILVVIFVECYTTSVSGTCCVPPVFQTEMDVTGGLINLQTNHKEFYDRRVHLYFDYHRRMTRTDTIVTLSENMTFTHTEIVDYHHGKSYKIDMGRCSVEQLKVPIQDQCIPKDAQLIAQRSIGPPDNNLEVQIWKYVIPSTNVTVVRSVTTPDCWPVSQIEYGTFEGGYTAMSYTTADISIHPFSESVMTRPKHCQ, from the exons ATGATGTTTCCCATACTAGTTGTAATTTTTGTCGAGTGCTATACAACCTCAGTATCAGGGACATGTTGTGTACCTCCTGTTTTCCAAACAGAAATGGATGTTACCGGTGGCTTGATTAATTTACAGACAAACCATAAAGAGTTCTATGAc agAAGAGTCCATTTGTACTTTGATTATCACAGAAGAATGACAAGAACTGATACGATTGTAACCTTGAGTGAGAATATGACCTTCACACACACTGAGATTGTGGATTATCACCAT GgtaaaagttataaaatagatATGGGACGATGTTCTGTAGAGCAACTGAAGGTACCAATACAAGATCAATGTATACCAA AAGATGCACAACTGATTGCGCAACGATCAATTGGGCCGCCGGATAACAATTTAGAAGTTCAGATCTGGAAATACGTGATACCCAGTACCAATGTGACAGTTGTGCGCTCTGTAACTACACCAGATTGCTGGCCGGTTTCACAGATTGAGTATGGAACATTCGAAGGAG gtTACACAGCTATGTCATATACTACAGCAGATATCAGTATACACCCATTCTCTGAGTCAGTGATGACTCGACCAAAACATTGTCAATG A